Below is a genomic region from Sulfitobacter sp. OXR-159.
CGCCGATAAATTCGCCGAAGCGGGCATCAAAGACATCGTCGCCCTGCGCGGCGATCCGCAGGCGGGCACCGACAAGTTCGAGCCGCATCCAGACGGTTTTGCCGATAGCTGCGAGTTGATCGAGGCGCTGGCGAAAACCGGCAAATTCACCATCCGAGTGGGCGCCTACCCCGACCCGCACCCCGAAGCGGCCGACCAGCAGGCCAATATCGATTGGCTGAAACGCAAGTTCGACGCGGGCGCGGACGAGGCCTTGACCCAGTTCTTCTTTGAAGCCGATACCTTTCTGCGCTTCCGCGACGCCTGCGTCAAAGCGGGCATCGACAAGCCGATCACGCCGGGCATCCTGCCAGTGGTCAACTGGACCTCAGCCCGCAAGTTCGCCGTCAAATGTGGTACGCCCATCCCGGAATGGGTCGACCAAGCCTATGAAGCGGCGATCCGCGATGACCGTCATGACCTGCTGGCCCAAGCCATGTGCACCGAACTGTGCAGCGAATTGATCGACGAGGGCGTGGACGCACTGCATTTCTACACGCTCAACCGCGCCGAACTGACCCGCGATGTTTGCCGCGCCATCGGTGTGACGCCGCAGGTTGATCTGTCGGACGTCGCGTAAACTTGGCACCTCGGGCGCAGGGGCTTGCCCCTGCCCCGCTCGGGCGTATCCTCCGGCGAAATTCATCTGCCGGAGAAGACCATGCCCCGCATCGCCCAAAGCCCTGCTGACCTTTTGTCCCAATCCGAGGCCCTGAAACTGTCGGGGCTGGAGTTCATGCAGGCCATCCTCGACGGCACCAACCCCGGCCCGCCCATTGGCCAAACCATGGGCTATGCACTGCATTCGGTCGAAGAGGGCCGCATCATCTTTCGCGGCGCGCCGAGCTTCGCCATGACCAACCCGATGGGCACGGTGCATGGCGGCTGGTACGGCACGCTGCTCGATTCGGCGATGGCCTGCGCAGTGATGACGAAAGTGCCGCGCGGCTCGGTCTATACCACTTTGGAATACAAGATTAATATCCTGCGGGGCCTGCCCTTGGGGATGGAGATCGACTGCATCGGGGTGACCGATCACGTGGGCCGCTCCACCGGCGTGGCGCATGGTGAAATACGCGGGGTCGAGGATGGCAAACTTTATGCCACCGGCTCAACCACCTGCATCGTGATGAAGCTGGGCTAACCCCAATCACAAAACAACCCCGGCGTGGACGGCGCCACGCCAAGGTCAAAACTCTTTCGGCAAAGAGTTAACCGTTCAGATCAGTCCCAAAAACCTTCGTCAACGCCGGGCAGCGCTTCCAGTTCTTCTTCGCTCAGACGGGTAACATAGGCATAGGTTTGGTCGTCGACGGCCACGAGGTTCACGTCGGGCGTAGAAATCATGACATGTTTGTCACCGATATCAAGGAAACCACCGACTTCGGCCACGATACCGACCATTTGGCCATTTTTGGACAGAACGATGTCTTCGATCTCACCGATCTCGTTCCAGTCGGTGCCGATTTCGGAATATGCCGTGTTGGGGCTCCATTCATCGCTGGCTTCGTTGATGGTGTAAATCTCTCCGCCTGTGATATCCCGCGAGCGGATCAGATCGCGGCGCATCTCGTTCATCGCCACACTGTCGAGGTTGGAATGGTCGACCATATGGGCCTCTGCGAAAGCGGCGGTGCCTGCGATTGTCAAGGCAAGGGTGCTGGCTGTGAGCGTTTTCCTGTCTCTCTCCTCTTTCGTTAATTGCTGTGGTTACAACGAAAGCTGAGGGTGAACGTTCCAGAAAAGGCTTAGATTCTATGGGTTAGCGTGGAAACGCTGGTGCGGCACTGCGCGGCCAGCCCTCGCGGAAAGGCGCTAGTCTCACTGGAAAGAGTGGCCGATGCACGAAAAGTGGGGGGGGGATGGTACCACCTCCTGGTCTCGAACCAGGGACCTCTTGATCCACAATCAAGCGCTCTAACCAACTGAGCTAAGGCGGCACTGGGGCGGATTTAGCGCCCGTGGCAGAGGAATGCAAGACCTCAGGGACAGAAGAATGGTCGGTTTTCGGCAGAATTTTCACGTCTTCCCGACCATCGCCTTTTCCGGGGGAAACTTCGGTGGCTGGCCACTGGTTCTTGCGCCCCTGCCCCTACACCGCGCCTTGTTCAGCCCTTTCGGCTCAGAGGTGTGCCAAAAAACGGCATCAGAGCCCACCACGTGCCGCATAGAGGGTCAGCGTTTCCCGCACGCATCCGCACCATGCCGAATCCCGGTCGCCACAGTCCCGCAACACCGCAAGATCCCTTGCCTTTTCCGCCACTCCGCGCTAGCGATAAGCCCCACCAAACCGGAGGCTCCCATGGGCATCGACACCGAACGCGACATTGAAGCAAACCTGCAAATCGGCCCGACCGACAAAGGCATGGTCCGCCTTTTTGTCGAAGGGGACGGCGTTGAAATTCCGATGGATTTCACGCCCGAGGAAGCCCGCGAAATCGCCGAAGAAATCATGGCCGCAGCGAACCGCGCGGGCAAAAAGGGGCGTTAAGCCCCCTTGAGGGACAGGCAGCCCGCAGGGCATTGCGTTCTTCCAGCGCTCTGCCAAGGCACTACTTTCGAAGCAAAAACTGCGCTCAGCCCCACTATCAAGACCAGTTCGGCGCCATATCTGGATCGCGCAGCCGGTGCAGGCGCCGGGCGGCATGGGTCGCGAACTTTTGCACCATCACCTTGCGCCGGGCGGGCGCAAGCTTGGTCTCGTCGCTCATTCGCACAATCTCGGCCCCATAGGCGTCACCGATGATAAGGCCGCTTTCCTCCGGCAGCAGCTCTACCGGAAAATCACTGTCGACGGCCCAAAAGAACCGGTCCGCCCATTCCAAATAGCCCTCCCATTTTGCGTCGCCCATGAAATCGGCGCGGCAGGATTTACATTCGACGATCCAAATCTCCCCCTTCGGGCCAAGTGCCATCACGTCCACCCGCAGGCCGCGCGTTGGCACCAGTTCCTCAACAGAGGCGAAACCCAGATCGGCCAAATGCCGCATCACCCCCCGCGCCAGAAGCTGACCGGGTTGGAACTGTCGTATCTCGTTTTCCATCATAGCGACAAATATGAACATTTGGTGAACATTCGCAAGGGCCCACACCGGAAAGTTTGGTATT
It encodes:
- the metF gene encoding methylenetetrahydrofolate reductase [NAD(P)H], which produces MTTPAVSFEVFPPRTVGAAFKLWDAAQALAPLAPRFFSVTYGAGGTTRDLTHDSAHVLHRTSGLPVAGHLTCVGASRAETMEVADKFAEAGIKDIVALRGDPQAGTDKFEPHPDGFADSCELIEALAKTGKFTIRVGAYPDPHPEAADQQANIDWLKRKFDAGADEALTQFFFEADTFLRFRDACVKAGIDKPITPGILPVVNWTSARKFAVKCGTPIPEWVDQAYEAAIRDDRHDLLAQAMCTELCSELIDEGVDALHFYTLNRAELTRDVCRAIGVTPQVDLSDVA
- a CDS encoding PaaI family thioesterase, which codes for MPRIAQSPADLLSQSEALKLSGLEFMQAILDGTNPGPPIGQTMGYALHSVEEGRIIFRGAPSFAMTNPMGTVHGGWYGTLLDSAMACAVMTKVPRGSVYTTLEYKINILRGLPLGMEIDCIGVTDHVGRSTGVAHGEIRGVEDGKLYATGSTTCIVMKLG
- a CDS encoding PRC-barrel domain-containing protein; the protein is MAGTAAFAEAHMVDHSNLDSVAMNEMRRDLIRSRDITGGEIYTINEASDEWSPNTAYSEIGTDWNEIGEIEDIVLSKNGQMVGIVAEVGGFLDIGDKHVMISTPDVNLVAVDDQTYAYVTRLSEEELEALPGVDEGFWD
- a CDS encoding DUF6324 family protein, with the translated sequence MGIDTERDIEANLQIGPTDKGMVRLFVEGDGVEIPMDFTPEEAREIAEEIMAAANRAGKKGR
- a CDS encoding MmcB family DNA repair protein; protein product: MFIFVAMMENEIRQFQPGQLLARGVMRHLADLGFASVEELVPTRGLRVDVMALGPKGEIWIVECKSCRADFMGDAKWEGYLEWADRFFWAVDSDFPVELLPEESGLIIGDAYGAEIVRMSDETKLAPARRKVMVQKFATHAARRLHRLRDPDMAPNWS